In a single window of the Arachis hypogaea cultivar Tifrunner chromosome 6, arahy.Tifrunner.gnm2.J5K5, whole genome shotgun sequence genome:
- the LOC112697034 gene encoding acyltransferase GLAUCE isoform X1 — MGNSCQETPPLLLQDLKVTIHQASMIFPSKETHNNKNNNNNNNNKSLFLSNIDKVLNFDVETVHFFAANKDYPSSKVAQKLKDALEDALVAYEFLGGRMKMNSETGRLEIICNGEGAGFVVASCDYRLDEIGDLAFPNPAFAQFVHKSKDFLKHGDSPLCVAQITSCKCGGFVIGFTTSHTTFDGLSFKTFLDNLAALASNKRMPVIPSHDRHLLAARSPPRVTFPHPEMLDLGEFPTSAEAGVFEASSEELHFKVFHLTTDNINRLKEKAKDSNVNSRVTGFNVVTALVWRCKALSFSPPDPNRSSTILYAVDIRSRLSPPLPKSYAGNAVLTAYATAKCEVLEKGSFAKLVEMVSEGAKRMNDEYARSIIDWGELHNGFPSGEVLVSSWWRLGFEEVEYPWGKPRYCCPVVYHRKDIILLFPPVAGSDGTDNGINIIVALPPKEMEKFKNFFYEFLI, encoded by the exons ATGGGAAACTCTTGCCAAGAAACTCCACCACTACTTCTCCAAGACCTAAAAGTAACAATCCACCAAGCTTCAATGATTTTTCCCTCCAAAGAAACACATAACAAtaagaataacaacaacaataacaataacaagtcTTTGTTCTTATCAAACATAGACAAAGTCCTAAACTTCGACGTGGAAACGGTTCATTTTTTCGCGGCGAACAAGGATTATCCGTCGTCCAAGGTTGCACAGAAGCTCAAGGACGCCCTGGAGGACGCCCTTGTAGCTTACGAGTTCTTGGGAGGGAGAATGAAGATGAACTCCGAGACCGGAAGGTTAGAGATAATTTGCAATGGGGAAGGTGCTGGGTTTGTTGTGGCTTCTTGTGATTATAGATTGGATGAGATTGGAGACTTGGCTTTTCCAAACCCAGCATTTGCACAATTTGTTCATAAGTCTAAGGATTTCCTCAAACATGGTGATTCTCCACTATGTGTTGCCCAG ATAACATCATGCAAGTGTGGGGGATTCGTAATTGGCTTCACCACAAGCCACACAACCTTTGATGGTCTCAGCTTCAAAACTTTCTTAGACAACCTTGCCGCGTTGGCTTCCAACAAACGAATGCCTGTGATCCCCTCCCACGACAGGCACCTCCTGGCCGCACGATCTCCACCACGTGTCACCTTTCCACATCCCGAGATGCTTGACCTTGGAGAATTCCCCACAAGCGCCGAAGCTGGCGTCTTCGAAGCCTCCTCCGAGGAACTCCACTTCAAAGTCTTCCATTTAACCACTGATAACATCAACCGCCTCAAGGAGAAAGCCAAGGATAGTAATGTAAATTCCCGTGTCACCGGCTTTAACGTTGTTACCGCGCTTGTCTGGAGGTGCAAAGCTCTATCCTTTTCGCCGCCGGATCCTAATAGGTCGTCCACCATACTCTATGCCGTTGATATTCGGTCAAGGCTGAGCCCTCCATTGCCAAAATCCTACGCGGGTAACGCGGTTCTAACCGCTTACGCAACGGCAAAATGCGAGGTACTAGAGAAGGGGTCGTTTGCGAAGTTGGTGGAGATGGTAAGTGAGGGTGCAAAGAGAATGAATGATGAGTATGCGAGGTCTATTATAGATTGGGGAGAGTTGCACAATGGATTTCCAAGTGGAGAAGTTTTGGTGTCTTCATGGTGGAGATTAGGGTTTGAAGAGGTGGAGTATCCTTGGGGTAAGCCAAGGTATTGTTGTCCCGTGGTTTACCATAGAAAGGACATTATACTATTATTTCCTCCTGTTGCTGGCAGCGATGGCACTGATAATGGGATTAATATTATAGTGGCACTTCCTCCTAAGGAAATGGAGAAATTCAAGAATTTCTTCTATGAATTCTTGATATGA
- the LOC112697034 gene encoding acyltransferase GLAUCE isoform X2: MCCPGSRKISLTIKFEEITSCKCGGFVIGFTTSHTTFDGLSFKTFLDNLAALASNKRMPVIPSHDRHLLAARSPPRVTFPHPEMLDLGEFPTSAEAGVFEASSEELHFKVFHLTTDNINRLKEKAKDSNVNSRVTGFNVVTALVWRCKALSFSPPDPNRSSTILYAVDIRSRLSPPLPKSYAGNAVLTAYATAKCEVLEKGSFAKLVEMVSEGAKRMNDEYARSIIDWGELHNGFPSGEVLVSSWWRLGFEEVEYPWGKPRYCCPVVYHRKDIILLFPPVAGSDGTDNGINIIVALPPKEMEKFKNFFYEFLI, translated from the exons ATGTGTTGCCCAG GTAGCCGAAAAATCAGCTTGACAATAAAGTTTGAGGAG ATAACATCATGCAAGTGTGGGGGATTCGTAATTGGCTTCACCACAAGCCACACAACCTTTGATGGTCTCAGCTTCAAAACTTTCTTAGACAACCTTGCCGCGTTGGCTTCCAACAAACGAATGCCTGTGATCCCCTCCCACGACAGGCACCTCCTGGCCGCACGATCTCCACCACGTGTCACCTTTCCACATCCCGAGATGCTTGACCTTGGAGAATTCCCCACAAGCGCCGAAGCTGGCGTCTTCGAAGCCTCCTCCGAGGAACTCCACTTCAAAGTCTTCCATTTAACCACTGATAACATCAACCGCCTCAAGGAGAAAGCCAAGGATAGTAATGTAAATTCCCGTGTCACCGGCTTTAACGTTGTTACCGCGCTTGTCTGGAGGTGCAAAGCTCTATCCTTTTCGCCGCCGGATCCTAATAGGTCGTCCACCATACTCTATGCCGTTGATATTCGGTCAAGGCTGAGCCCTCCATTGCCAAAATCCTACGCGGGTAACGCGGTTCTAACCGCTTACGCAACGGCAAAATGCGAGGTACTAGAGAAGGGGTCGTTTGCGAAGTTGGTGGAGATGGTAAGTGAGGGTGCAAAGAGAATGAATGATGAGTATGCGAGGTCTATTATAGATTGGGGAGAGTTGCACAATGGATTTCCAAGTGGAGAAGTTTTGGTGTCTTCATGGTGGAGATTAGGGTTTGAAGAGGTGGAGTATCCTTGGGGTAAGCCAAGGTATTGTTGTCCCGTGGTTTACCATAGAAAGGACATTATACTATTATTTCCTCCTGTTGCTGGCAGCGATGGCACTGATAATGGGATTAATATTATAGTGGCACTTCCTCCTAAGGAAATGGAGAAATTCAAGAATTTCTTCTATGAATTCTTGATATGA